ATTGCAGGAACTTCTTTGGGGTTTCCGGAGAAGGTGGTCGAGAAAAACCCCCAAAATGAGGAACAATTCAAAATTGGCCCTTTTTCTTTTagtggaataataataataataataaataaaataaatagatgtatttaagaagaaaaataaaataaagaagttTCCAATTGTTGTATAAGCAAAGAGATGTATTATAGCCATGCTTTTCTTTTGGCAAAATGCATGGCCACgttactaaaattaaataaatattgattgattgataGATCATGATTCAGTGCTATTAAATGGAATTTCAGAATTTGAATCTATAACTTGACTTTTATTTGGTTTGCCAAGTCATTTTCAATTgtgcttttcattttctttgtaATAACTAATAAGTGCTCTCACTTGTGTAATTTCGTTACACAAAAAAATGCTGTTTCTTCTAGAATATACACTTTTTCTATATGTTTTATTTAACTCAGGTTAAGAATATTAATGCCTTTtagaaaaaagcaaaaatataatatattttaaataataatttattgttagaaataatgaatgaaataataaattttaaattttatttttttctcaaaaattaaaatttatttaataaacaaaaaaacattattaaaaacatttaaagataagttatatatatatatatgtctattacatgatttttttaaattttgaataaaataaggATATTGAGGGAACAAATaggattataatttataaatataattgtgattaatattttgttttcaTGAATTCTTTTTTTGGGTCAGGAttttcataatatttttaaaattcataCTTCTTTCTTTTTGGGGGGGTTGAAATGTTCAATTGCTTGGCCCAAAATTTTTCAGTTTGGTGTTGTACTCAGCTACTCAGTCATACTTTTGGTCTATCTGCGAAACTCATACGAGGCCCATATTCAAGATACTACATTAGCACCTATTGAATTTTTGTGGTCCCAAAAAAGGAAAGCCCAATAGTGGCCCAATCTAACCtattattagttattactaTAGTGCTTTAACCCAACTCTGATCCACTACAATCTGAGgtcataattatttttaattttattcagaTATGGATAACAAAACTCAGACAAAAAAGACATATCCACAGAGGTGAagttttatgaataaaaatagtCTTATTGGACTTTATCACccatttcaaaattaaaaacaaaatagaaaaagagCTTTGGAAAATATAGAGTATTATCTTTGTTTACTCAGCttaatagaatttaattttaatacgcTATCAATATAAAGTAGTTTTACCCGTACATTTAATTATGTAATGTCACATCAACAAACATGATTACTTTTCACATTAATCACATGAACGATCATCTAAAAGAATGAATGTAATTATGAATGTAATTATACGATTATATCAAACGTTTATACTATCAGTatatctaaattaattttttttaatatcaaaatataaGACTAACgagaatttaaaataatatcttaatAATTCTCTTAAATATTTTCCTAAacagtaaataaaaaatacaactAGTATATCAAATAATTCTCCAATCTGGAGGCTGAAATTTTCCAAATTATATATACAATATTTTGTAATTATTGCTTAGTTAAGtcctaaattttaaaaagttaccTTTTAGTAAATTTTTACTTTAGTTTATCAGGAGCCCTTCCAAAATTGTTGAGGTAGTTGGGAATGGCTGGCAACATTTATGCAAGAATTTTTGCTGGATTTCGTAAGTGAATCAGAAACACGTGTTTTGGATAAGGTTGTTGCCGCCTAAAATCTTTCATTGGCTTTCTCTATGTACTTTGAACTTTCCTCTCAAgtctcaactgaaagatgacctcCTAATTTCATACAAATATCTTCCATATTTTCCGTTATTGTAGTTTTGTTTGTTAATAACAAGTGTTTTCAacaaattaattcatccacaaCAACACATAAATAGTTCGctataaattgaaaataaaaaaaaaatgtctAGCAAAAATCTTTAagtatttgttaatttttttatgataaattttcATAAAGAGAATGGAATGTTATAAAATCAAcctattaaataaattaaattttctcCTAAAAAATCCTTTAATACTTTATGTGTACCTTTAAGATACTTGTTaatcatattaaaattaatttaatattttaatcaaAACTTTTCCCTTTATGTACATGTTAATCAAAttccattttttattaaaaagatgCTTAACAACGGTTCTTAAATCTTAGTTAATAGTTTAATACTTAATAAAGAAAAGTCTTGTAGAAAAACGTGGACAAGAGTGTTATAGAGTACTTTGAATGATTAGGCAAATGCTAATCACGACCGTCCAAAAATGCAACGTGGCACATTCTGAGTCAAACACTTCTCAAACACACGCCACATTCCTCGTTtgtttgtattttattttagatcTGATTTTGACTTCTAAATTAAACTAGTAATTAATTGctcaataattattttatgcAAATTGTTAGATACGAAAAATTGCAATCATATCATTATCAGggaataacataataataatttaatttgggACAGCTAAGCATATAGCCAGTTAGTCCCCATAGATATGATTTTGATTTGCTGAGAAAGAAAACACTTTGATTGATACGTACATGTTCATTTCTGGAGCCAACAACACTCCAACAACTATCTTCATCAAAATCTTATTTGTTTGCTAATATTTGTGGGATTTTGTCTCAAAATAATCTATCTCATCATGCTAAATCAATTATATTTCATATCATCTTCCTTTatttaataacaataaaagcaaaaatacttaatttagttactgaaaatttaaatttgaattaagtTAGTTTTTATGGCTTTTCTTCTAAAATTGGTAACCAAATTTTTCTGTATAAATCAAATTATTAAATTGCCTTTAAACAAAATTCAGGTGTTAAAGATAACATCATCAGATAACATTCTAACAACTAGATGACTTTTTGGTGACTAACAACTAGATGACttgaaagatgaaaaaaaataaataaaaaagctaACGAGAGttaacttaaatgacatcattttttttttaaatttataaattatcaATCTTTTATATGtcaaattaaaaagttttttttattgtaaacaaatttaaaaagtttttgTAGCAACTAATGTGATTTTctaatattcaaataaataaaatttgaatatatatatatattatttttgaaaatataaaaaaataaaacaacttttttatttaaaaattaaactaaaatttagaatttctcttcatcttctacttgaaaaacataaaaaaaatcggAACACCAACACAATTAAAgcaagttaaaaaataaaaagtgattcaaaaaataaaataataaaaatatggtGATATAATGTGTTTGTTTAgatgttattattttaataaaaaatatcttttttcaataaaaaatatattttttattttttagcgtGTTTGATCATTTtttagtagtaaaagtaaaatactaaaaaaataaaaaatacatcttttttgagaagttataatttacatttaaaaaaaaaaaattttaaaaatatatttttcatataataaataaacaaaaaatatttttatattattatactcaaacaaaattgattaataaaatttttttttataaaatatctaaaaataaaattacttttatctttttataaaatctttttaaaaaaataactaaaaaaaaagataaaactcacccaaacaagccgatatcttataaataaataatatgaaGAAATAAGAGTGCATTATTTGGATTGACAGTGTTTGTGAAGTTGGGGAGTAGTGAACATCTGAACTCAACATTAAAGTCTTGATCTTTTCACATTACATATGACGAGCTCTTGTTGAGTGATTGTGTTtgcttattcttttctttttagctttttctttctctaaaGAGGAGGGATTAAAGCTAAGAAGAGGAAGAAACAAAATGATGCAGGTTGTGATCATTGCAGTTGCTGCAACAGTTGGGAATCTACTGATTGGATGGGATAGTTCAACCATTGCAGGTTGGTCTTTTATCTTAATCATGTTTCATTCTGAATATTAATTGATTTAATTCTGTGTTCTCAATTCGTTGATTGTTGCATATGTTGTTTTCTTTCTAGTGATATATGATATGAAACTCAAATGGGAATCCCCAGTTTTGTTGTTGTGGGTAGTAGTGTCTAGTGTGTAAGGTGTTTGATCTAATGACTCAGAGAATTGAACAAACATGTTGGTTCCCCTTATGCAGGGGGCATGACCTACATCAAGCAAGAGTTCAACTTGGAATCTGATCCCACACTTGAAGGGCTAATAGTATCTATGTCCTTCATAAGTGGCACCATCATGACCATATTTGCTGGCACGGTCTCTGATTTGCTTGGCAGACGCCCTATGCTGATAGTTTCATCCATTATGTTCTTCCTCAGTGGTTTggtgattctctgggctcctAATGTTACTGTTATTCTGCTCTCAAGGATTTTAGATGGGGTTGCTATTTCGCTTGCCGTGACTCTTACTCCTCTTTACATATCGGAGGTAGCCCCGGCCGATATCAGAGGCCAATTGAACACCGTCACACAGTTTTCGTGTTCAGCTGGAATGTTTCTGGCTTACATCTTGGTTTTCTTGATGTCCCTGCTGTCTTCTCCTAGTTGGAGAACCATGCTTGGGGTTATATCTATTCCTTCTGTTGGCTATTTCTTGCTTGCCATGTTTTTCCTACCTGAGTCCCCTAGATGGCTTGTTAGCAAAGGTCGAGTCCCCGAGGCTGAAAAAGTTCTGCGAAGACTTCGCGGGGTTGAAGACGTTTCAGGTGACAGCAATTTGCTGTAATTTAGTCTctctttttttatgttattttatttcttttgtgtAATCACTTTCTGTTGATTTTGGAGTAAACTTTGATCTATAGGGGAGTTGGCTCTGCTCGCGGAGGGTCTTAGTCCTGGTGGCGAAGCCACTTCATTGGAAGAGTACATAGTTGCCCCAGCCAGTGAGGCTCTTGTTCACCAGGAAGCAGGGAAAGATTATATAAAGCTATATGGACCAAATGAGGGAGTGTCATTGGTTGCTCACCCAGTGAATGGACAGGGTAGCTTGATATCGCGCAGTATGTTGTCGCAGCAAGGAAGCTTTGTGTCTCAGGCTGCTGGCAGTCTTAAAGATCCTATTGTCAATCTCTTTGGGAGTTTGCATGAGAACACTCTCCCTGAGGGTGGAGGTTCGCGCAGCATGCTAATCCATAATGCAAACAGCATCTTTGGAGATTCCAGCCCCTTTGGTACCGGCGACAATCTGCATGCTCCACTAATGTCATTTCAAGGTGATGCTGGGGAGAGATCAAAGGACAACTTGGGTTTCAGGAGCACTAGCAGCCTGAGAAGCAGTTTCGCTCATGGGAATGCTGTGGAGACACCTAGAAATACAAACATCGGTGGAGGTTGGCAATTGGTTTATAAACCAGctgatgatggaaaaggagtgCAAAGGGTTTATTTGCATGCAGATCCTGCTGCACCGTCTCAAGAACAGCATGTTTCATTTGTTTCAGCTTCTGGGTATGACATGCCTGTAGATGTCGAAACTTATCAGGCTTCTGCTCTAGTCAGCCAGTCTGTTCTAGGTACTCATGATATGTTGAGTATGCCAGAAGTGGCTAAAAAAGGTCCAAACTGGAGAAGTCTGCTAGAACCAGGTGTCAAGCGAGCATTGATTGTCGGAATAGGGCTTCAAATTCTTCAACAGGTACAGTTAGTTAACATTTGTATTAGTAGAATTACATCACCTGGTTATTTCCTATGTTTGATCTCCTTTGTATTCATCCTGAAATAGGATGTTTATCCAGCTTTTAAGATTATGTTATGAAGGCCCAAATTACTGTTTTAATAGTCATGAAGATAATTGTTCATGAGCTTTAAGATTGGAATGCCAATTTGATATGTTGTTTCCAGGGTGCTCTTTTCCTCATAGTTTAAAAGTAGCTGAGACAAACAATATAAACAGGGGGCACTTGCATATTGTTCTCTCTTATGGTTTCTTCATATCTGATTATGAAAATGTAATATATATTGCAGGCTGCTGGTATAAATGGATTTCTATACTATGCTCCCCAAATTCTTGAACAAGCTGGGGTAGGAGCTCTTCTATCGAATTTGGGCATCAGTTCTACATCTTCTTCATTACTTGTAAATGTCATTACCACATTCTGTATGCTGCCTTGTATAGGTCTTTCCATCAAGCTCATGGATATTGCTGGCCGGAGGTATGATTAAACTACGACATTGATTACGTCTTTACTTTCATATTATTTCTGTCGCCAGTTAATGAAAGTCGTTTGCCTCTTGATGTATCCTATCAGAATCTCTGTATGTACCTCTGAAAATGAAGCAGTTCTTGACAATGACATCATATATTTTCTGATGGCAGGTCAATAATGTTGTACACAATCCCTGTTCTGATAGTTTGTCTCGTGATACTAGTAGTCCGGGAATCGTTTCAGATGGGTTCTGTCCTCAATGCAGCAATCACTGCTGTTAGTGTTGTGGTCTATGAAAGCTGCTTCTGCATGGGCTTTGGTGTTATTCCCAACATAATATGCGCCGAAATCTTCCCAACCAGTGTTCGCGGAATCTGCATTTCTATGACTTCACTCACATACTGGGTTTGTACCTTGATTGTCACTTCTACATTTCCCTATTTGCTCCAAATCCTCGGCCTCACAGGCGTCTTCGGGTTATTCGTTGCCGGCTGCATCATTTCATGGATATTTGTATACTTGAAAGTTCCTGAAACAAAGGGCATGCCTTTGGAAGTCATTATTGAGTTCTTTGCAATTGGTGCAAAGCCTGGTACTGATCCTGCTACAATTGGAACCAAAGGTTGATAATGAAGATCATCATCATAATTATTAAGAAGAAATGCATTGTTCATATATGAATTTGGAAGCTTGGTAAAGTTAGTTGATGAGTGAACATTTTGGCGTCCGTACACATATCAGCAGCAGGTTTCCTTTTGTGGGTTTAGGATAAATACGAGTATTAATCTACAAATTATGCTTATAGTTTATAATGATCCTTATATTAGTTTATCCTTGTTCATTCTTTGGCGTTTCATTTTTACCCCTAAATGAATGGTAAGAGATTGCGTGTTATTAAAGGATTAATAGAGATGCAGCTACAGTTTTATTATGCTATCCATTCTGCACTTAACATTAATTTGGGTGCCAAGAGTAAAAAATTTTCAGGAGAAAGTAATTGCATTGTTAGAAAGATTTTCAGGAATATAGTAAAAGATAAAGATTAAAAAGATGAACCAGAAATCAACTTGGGTTGGTTGAGTAGTCACTGGCCAACTCACTCGATCGCTTAAGCAAGCAGCAATTTATTGGTCAGCGACAaactcttaaaaaaaaaaagagatttatTTATAAGAGATAAAATGATATAAGAGatttatgtataaaaaaataatatttaaaaaaaaacaaaaaaaaagaaaggaacaAGTAGCTAAAATGATGATACAAGAGATTTGTGTATGAGATTTCAATTTTGctgatttttttattcttttgtaaaattttaaaattgagtGCTAATCATTATACATCAAATTTTGggttaagtattttttttgtcCCTAATGTCTTGAGTTAAAATTTTGACCTTTTTTCGTTATTAATATCATCCTTCAGgtttaaaaatgttttaaaatcatcctttcCTAAACCAAAATATCCTTCGTCGTTATCATCCTCCTCCTCACTTTCCTCATCCAACCACCTCCACTGCCACCAACATTGCCGgcgagaagaagaggaagaagaaggctTTGCCGGCAAAAAACGACGTAGCGACATCATTAGCAACCCGCAACTCCTCCCTCCTTCGCATCgcttttctctctttcttctccAATGAACCAGCGGCAGCAGCACCTCCTTCGCATCacttctctttttctctctctcttctccgaTGAACCAACAACAACCCATCCCTCCCTCTCTTCGCATCGCTTCTCTTTCTATCTTCTCCGATGAACCAGCGGCAGCAGCGACGACTCTGCAGCAGCAGCAACGGCGACCCTACAGCAGCAACCCATCTCTCCTTTCTTCGCATCgcttttctctctttctcttctccgATGAACTAGCGGCGACAGCGGTGATCCAATGATGATCTTGTAGCGGCAATGACAACGGCTGCCCTCCCTTTGTTATGGTGGCAGTGGATATGGTGGAGGTGGTGGGAGTGAAGAAGGTGAGGAGAAGAATGATGGTGATGAAGGGTATTTTAGtccaaaaatttgaaaaatgataattttaaaGTGTTTTTAAatgttgaggatgattttaataacaaaaagagGTCGAtgacgattttgattttgatccAATACATTAGAGACGAAAAAAATACTTAAccctaaaattttttattaatagaaTATTCATAAACTTCTCTATGAGTTCTGTATACCAAAagaatcataaataaaaaataatactgtGTTTACTTGTTTAGTTTCCATTGGAATCTTCCAAACTACTGTTTACttctaataaattatttttcgaaaatgtGAAGATAGAACTGAACCATGAATCTTAAAATAATTGTATATGATTTTAGACTATGATATGTACtccttttaatttataatttcattGCACGAGTGGATTTTGcaaaaaaaagtttaataatTAAAGGAGCCCTAGGTTACAACTCTGAACATATTCTAATGTAGGTTGTCTTCACTCTCAGTAGAATTGTCTTCCTATCAATAATTTAAGATATCAAATCTCAGATAGATTGAaaaaatgatacaatataaaatgTAGAcagaatatatattatatagttGTGGTAATGAAATCTACTCATTGAACTttgagaaaataataataatacttaggtatcttcattttaaaaattatctaCCTATATATTATCctaatatatacaaaaattttatttaaatttcattttaaagatatttataagatcataaaatatattactatttatcattttaaatatttaaaattaaacaatatTGAGAACACATACGTACTATTATCAAATGAATTAGTCAGGGATAATAAATAactcaaaatttaaaagatgattttattattataatccCGATTTTCAAGTGATACAACTAATTAAACCAACTATGAACCTTAATACTTGTATTTTTTTCGTCTCCATTTATACTTAATACTTGTTTGGATCCATTAAAtcgataatttttttattttttagtatatttgataaatttttaataataaaaataaaaatactaaaaaaataaaaatatatattttttgagaagttattatttatattttttatttttttaaaaaaatattttttatataataaatgaataaaaaatacttttatcttattttatctaaagataattaataaataaaaagattttttacataagatattcaaacataaaaccactcttatttttataaaaaaatttaaaaaaaaaatattttctaaaaatgaCGTCCTAACAGACTCTTAATAATTCAATTATCATTTCAATGAGGATAATTTACTTAATAAACTATTTGaagatttattttttcataagtCTTGCGGTTCACCCAggatttatataaatattaggaggacataattgttattaattcaaatttagGACAATTTAATAATATCTAACTTCAAAcagtttatttaaataaattaccCTTTCAATGCAATCACCTCGCAGAAACATGAAACCAATATGTATCTCTTCTCCActaattcttaatttttgaaaaagaaaatgaaaaaataaactACGATAGGCACAATAATTATGGTCTCTAAGGGGAGGCATATATATAAAGGCAAATTTTATGGTGTAGATGGTATAAAATATTTACATCTATAGATTTTAAGTGTACTGTGTCATTATGTGACACTTGTTCAATAACAAGTTTGACAGATTTAGCAGTTGCTACAAGTACACTGACAGAAGCAGAGATTTTGATTTCGATGGTCTGTCAcgagaatgattttaattttaacgaGGTTCGCATAATAATATTGTTACTGGTAATCTTTTTCTGGGAAATTGATTTTATGGGCTACTTGGTTTTTTTGGTGGTATCAGGCTTCAACAGTTGAAGGTTTGGTATTGTGGGTTTGTtaagaaaaacaaaatgaaaatcttttttcaaacaaaagaaaagtgaaaatatttttgggatGTTATAGATCCAATAAAGAGGGAACGTGATAAAAGGATATTAAAGGGTATTTTggtaaataaaatttttgttaataagtattttttaaaaaatagtttatttttcttaaaaaatgaataaaattaatattagttaatacaaaaagttaaaaatagattaaagaaaatattttttaaaaattaggagggaaaaaaatatatatttataaaatagaaggaagaaaaatatcattttagCATCTCGCAGAACATGAGAGTGGAATTTTctctaataataat
The genomic region above belongs to Arachis stenosperma cultivar V10309 chromosome 5, arast.V10309.gnm1.PFL2, whole genome shotgun sequence and contains:
- the LOC130981903 gene encoding monosaccharide-sensing protein 3-like, whose product is MMQVVIIAVAATVGNLLIGWDSSTIAGGMTYIKQEFNLESDPTLEGLIVSMSFISGTIMTIFAGTVSDLLGRRPMLIVSSIMFFLSGLVILWAPNVTVILLSRILDGVAISLAVTLTPLYISEVAPADIRGQLNTVTQFSCSAGMFLAYILVFLMSLLSSPSWRTMLGVISIPSVGYFLLAMFFLPESPRWLVSKGRVPEAEKVLRRLRGVEDVSGELALLAEGLSPGGEATSLEEYIVAPASEALVHQEAGKDYIKLYGPNEGVSLVAHPVNGQGSLISRSMLSQQGSFVSQAAGSLKDPIVNLFGSLHENTLPEGGGSRSMLIHNANSIFGDSSPFGTGDNLHAPLMSFQGDAGERSKDNLGFRSTSSLRSSFAHGNAVETPRNTNIGGGWQLVYKPADDGKGVQRVYLHADPAAPSQEQHVSFVSASGYDMPVDVETYQASALVSQSVLGTHDMLSMPEVAKKGPNWRSLLEPGVKRALIVGIGLQILQQAAGINGFLYYAPQILEQAGVGALLSNLGISSTSSSLLVNVITTFCMLPCIGLSIKLMDIAGRRSIMLYTIPVLIVCLVILVVRESFQMGSVLNAAITAVSVVVYESCFCMGFGVIPNIICAEIFPTSVRGICISMTSLTYWVCTLIVTSTFPYLLQILGLTGVFGLFVAGCIISWIFVYLKVPETKGMPLEVIIEFFAIGAKPGTDPATIGTKG